One stretch of Punica granatum isolate Tunisia-2019 chromosome 5, ASM765513v2, whole genome shotgun sequence DNA includes these proteins:
- the LOC116207445 gene encoding sec-independent protein translocase protein TATA, chloroplastic, with protein MEISSSLTLPLSSSLPRLPSLPFSASRSTFFTSTSSLSLSDKIKTTARCSVGKSSLVIGDSGSRANRARRGLSCNALFGLGVPELVVIAGVAALVFGPKKLPEVGKSIGKTVKSFQQAAKEFESELKKEPDSTSEASTTEPKAVSEEKEEDPVSSSKESA; from the exons ATGGAGATCTCTTCATCTCTaactctccctctctcctcttcccttCCCAGGCTACCCTCCCTCCCTTTCTCTGCTTCCCGTTCCACCTTCTTCACTAGCACTTCCTCCCTATCCCTCTCCGACAAAATCAAGACAACTGCCCGGTGTAGTGTCGGTAAGAGTTCGTTGGTTATCGGGGATTCGGGGAGCAGGGCCAACAGGGCAAGGAGGGGTTTGAGTTGCAATGCCCTGTTCGGGCTCGGCGTGCCTGAGCTGGTCGTGATAGCCGGCGTCGCTGCTCTGGTTTTTGGGCCCAAGAAGCTGCCTGAAGTTGGGAAGAGTATCGGCAAGACTGTGAAGAGTTTTCAACAG GCAGCTAAAGAATTTGAGTCCGAGCTTAAGAAAGAGCCTGATTCCACATCTGAGGCCTCTACTACTGAGCCAAAAGCAGTCAGcgaggagaaagaagaggacCCAGTCTCTAGTTCAAAGGAGAGTGCTTGA
- the LOC116207444 gene encoding transcription factor UNE12-like: MAGSGHEGLGDEFFEQILAAPPGSYAGAAGYGGGGGGGGGGGGGGAADMGPMHMVLQLGSGGGGAGDGGGGGMGMLPLGLNLEQSGGRLLGQEDGGGGVRRFRDELANSNNSPSSTSLVNMESELVHNMSGLFPAFGQLQAPPLRAPPPQPVPHIHQAFQSQQPGGSISAAPNQPAIRPRVRARRGQATDPHSIAERLRRERIAERMKALQELVPSCNKTDRAAMLDEIVDYVKFLRLQVKVLSMSRLGGAGAVAQLVADVPLSSVEGESDEGGNSQQPAWEKWSTDGTEQQVAKLMEEDVGAAMQFLQSKALCIMPISLASAIFRTNQPDSQILIKPESNTPT; this comes from the exons ATGGCTGGGAGCGGGCACGAGGGTCTCGGCGACGAGTTCTTCGAGCAGATCCTGGCTGCACCGCCGGGGAGTTACGCTGGAGCAGCGGGGTACGGCGGGGGAGGCggaggcggaggaggaggaggagggggaggggCGGCTGATATGGGCCCCATGCACATGGTGCTGCAGCTGGGCTCCGGCGGCGGGGGAGCCGGAGACGGTGGCGGCGGGGGGATGGGGATGCTTCCGCTGGGGCTGAACTTGGAGCAGAGCGGCGGCCGGCTGCTTGGCCAGGAAGACGGCGGAGGCGGCGTGAGAAGGTTCAGGGACGAGCTGGCCAATAGCAATAACTCACCTTCTTCCACTTCTTTGGTTAAT ATGGAGAGTGAACTTGTGCACAACATGTCGGGCCTCTTCCCGGCGTTTGGGCAGCTGCAGGCTCCGCCACTCCGGGCGCCGCCGCCGCAGCCCGTCCCCCATATTCACCAG GCTTTCCAAAGCCAACAACCAGGTGGATCGATCTCTGCTGCACCGAACCAACCAGCCATCCGCCCGAGGGTTCGAGCTAGAAGGGGGCAGGCCACAGATCCGCACAGCATTGCCGAGCGG TTGCGAAGGGAGAGAATAGCAGAGAGAATGAAAGCATTGCAGGAATTGGTTCCGAGTTGCAACAAG ACAGATAGGGCAGCTATGCTTGACGAAATTGTGGACTACGTCAAGTTCTTGAGGCTGCAAGTCAAG GTACTGAGTATGAGTAGACTTGGTGGAGCGGGCGCTGTGGCTCAACTAGTGGCCGATGTTCCCCTGTCCTCAGTCGAG GGAGAGAGCGATGAGGGCGGAAACAGTCAGCAGCCTGCATGGGAGAAATGGTCGACGGATGGGACGGAACAGCAGGTGGCTAAGCTGATGGAAGAGGACGTGGGGGCTGCCATGCAGTTCCTCCAGTCCAAGGCCCTCTGCATAATGCCCATATCCCTCGCCTCAGCAATCTTCCGAACAAACCAACCCGACTCACAGATACTCATCAAGCCCGAGTCCAACACCCCTACTTAA
- the LOC116207443 gene encoding light-inducible protein CPRF2, with protein MDRVFSVDEMSDQFWSPPPGLAKPGGPSTMNRSESEWAFQRFLQEQASPKAKPAASNCNSNSSSAGGEENDVVEIKVPRLDRNEGSSQNRTNANNVHVNGNTNNNNVNRTAHPPVFNAVPENISVDSEEYQAFLKSKLNLACAAVALSRASYVIPQESAAKPEDSQAPKAAQLGSKGPSKGAPNELSNSQDKDGSGVPLGIPSLPTKQKKIAVPVRSTTSGSSRDQSDDDEFEGETATTDNMDPADAKRVRRMLSNRESARRSRRRKQAHLTELETQVAQLRVENSSLLKRLADISQKYSESAVDNRVLKADVETLRAKVKMAEESVKRLTGLNPMFHAISEMSSVGVPPFDGSPSDTSTDAAVPVRDDQNHQFYLANSSNPVSSSQDPRFNNGVAEITSSAENGAQNNASAGKAGKLGRTASMQRVTSLEHLQKRIRGN; from the exons ATGGATAGGGTGTTCTCAGTGGATGAAATGTCGGACCAATTCTGGTCGCCGCCGCCGGGGCTGGCCAAGCCCGGCGGGCCGTCCACCATGAACCGTAGCGAATCGGAGTGGGCGTTCCAGCGCTTCCTCCAGGAGCAGGCCTCCCCGAAGGCCAAGCCGGCGGCCAGTAATTGTAATTCTAATTCCTCCTCGGCCGGCGGAGAAGAAAACGATGTCGTGGAGATCAAGGTTCCCCGTCTCGACCGGAATGAGGGGTCGAGCCAGAATCGGACCAATGCGAACAATGTCCATGTCAATGGcaatactaataataataacgtcAACCGCACGGCCCACCCGCCGGTTTTTAATGCGGTGCCGGAGAATATCTCGGTCGACTCCGAGGAGTACCAGGCCTTCCTCAAGAGCAAGCTCAACTTGGCTTGCGCCGCCGTTGCCTTGTCAAGG GCATCATATGTCATACCGCAAGAATCTGCTGCTAAACCCGAAGACTCACAGGCTCCAAAGGCAGCACAGCTGGGATCTAAAGGTCCTTCTAAAG gAGCACCAAATGAACTCTCGAATTCGCAAGATAAGGATGGCAGTGGTGTCCCACTTGGAATTCCTTCATTACCTACAAAGCAGAAGAAGATTGCGGTCCCTGTGAGATCGACAACAAGTGGATCATCAAGAGATCAATCAGATGATGATGAATTCGAAGGAGAAACTGCTACAACTGATAATATGGATCCAGCTGATGCAAAGCGTGTAAGGAG AATGCTCTCCAATAGAGAATCGGCTAGACGCTCGCGAAGAAGAAAGCAGGCCCATTTGACCGAGCTAGAGACACAA GTTGCTCAACTTAGAGTTGAGAATTCGTCTCTCCTCAAGCGCCTTGCAGACATAAGCCAGAAATACAGTGAATCAGCAGTAGATAACAGAGTCTTAAAGGCAGATGTTGAAACATTGAGAGCAAAG GTGAAGATGGCCGAGGAGTCGGTGAAAAGATTAACGGGACTAAACCCAATGTTTCATGCAATTTCTGAGATGTCCTCGGTGGGTGTGCCCCCATTTGACGGTAGTCCTTCTGACACGTCAACTGATGCTGCTGTTCCCGTTCGTGATGACCAGAATCACCAGTTTTATCTGGCCAATTCTAGCAATCCTGTGTCCTCCTCTCAGGATCCCAGATTCAACAATGGGGTGGCAGAGATTACTTCCTCAGCTGAGAATGGAGCCCAGAACAACGCCTCAGCTGGTAAGGCTGGTAAGCTGGGTCGGACAGCTTCGATGCAAAGGGTCACAAGCTTAGAACACTTGCAGAAGCGGATTCGAGGCAATTAA
- the LOC116208728 gene encoding protein ROOT PRIMORDIUM DEFECTIVE 1 yields MRTKFSVGNPNLRSAYTFLRSKTTSAQYVASRARDPTFEKLMDKYKNYSKVVAVQDLVLASVSPSSSVSLEFLDRLSQRLHLNRGAASFLRKYPHIFHIFYDPAKSRPFCRLTDAAFEIVRQESEAIRGSLPLVINRLIRLLCMSASKSLPLRAIFKVWRELGLPDDFEDSVILPNSHIFQLSDAHEPNTHILKLVDSSEVLEANHFETAVEKWRAAKCCREDSDIDRTEIQFSFKHGFPPGMRLSKDFKAKVKRWQRLPYVGPYEEMGEKRRSKAGNMELEKRAVAVAHEFLSLTVEKMVEVEKISHFRNWFGIDLNIRDLFLDHPGIFYLSTKGKTHTVFLREAYERGCLIEPNPVYQARRKLLDLVVLGRHAMRSSDPNLRDSIEPKDVVFDGDENES; encoded by the coding sequence ATGAGGACAAAATTCAGTGTCGGAAACCCAAACCTCCGCTCGGCGTACACCTTCCTCCGGTCCAAGACAACCTCCGCCCAATATGTGGCCTCGAGGGCCCGGGACCCCACCTTCGAGAAGCTCATGGACAAGTACAAGAACTACTCCAAGGTCGTGGCGGTCCAAGACCTGGTCTTGGCCTCCGTCAGCCCTTCCTCGTCGGTTTCCTTGGAGTTCCTCGACCGCCTCTCCCAGCGGCTCCACTTGAACCGCGGTGCCGCCTCCTTCCTCCGCAAGTACCCCCATATATTCCACATTTTCTACGACCCCGCCAAGTCCCGGCCTTTCTGCAGATTGACCGATGCCGCCTTCGAGATTGTCCGTCAAGAGTCCGAGGCGATCCGTGGATCCTTGCCCCTCGTCATCAACCGATTGATTCGGCTTCTTTGCATGTCGGCTTCCAAGTCCCTGCCGCTCCGTGCTATCTTCAAGGTCTGGAGGGAGCTTGGCCTCCCCGATGACTTCGAGGATTCGGTAATATTGCCAAACTCTCACATTTTCCAGCTCTCCGATGCCCACGAACCGAACACCCACATCCTGAAGCTGGTCGACTCTTCTGAAGTACTGGAGGCCAATCATTTTGAGACAGCGGTGGAGAAATGGAGGGCTGCGAAATGTTGTAGGGAGGACTCTGATATTGATAGAACCGAGATCCAGTTCAGTTTCAAGCACGGGTTTCCGCCGGGAATGAGGCTGAGCAAGGACTTCAAGGCCAAGGTGAAGAGATGGCAGAGGTTGCCATATGTGGGGCCCTACGAGGAGATgggagagaagagaagatCTAAGGCTGGAAACATGGAACTGGAGAAACGGGCAGTCGCGGTCGCCCATGAGTTCCTCAGTCTGACTGTGGAGAAGATGGTTGAGGTGGAGAAGATTAGCCATTTCAGGAATTGGTTCGGGATTGATTTGAACATAAGGGACCTGTTCTTGGATCACCCGGGGATCTTTTATCTATCGACTAAAGGGAAAACGCACACCGTGTTTCTCCGAGAAGCCTATGAGAGAGGATGCCTGATTGAACCAAACCCGGTTTATCAGGCGAGGAGGAAGCTTCTTGATCTGGTTGTTTTGGGACGGCATGCTATGCGTAGTAGTGACCCGAACTTGAGAGACTCAATTGAACCCAAGGATGTAGTATTTGATGGGGATGAAAATGAGTCTTGA
- the LOC116206576 gene encoding uncharacterized protein LOC116206576 — MSNGGGLTVLDGSELRASDFNLGDNFSSAITGAQVIGIAETNASVCLYGISLPESLRRSALNRIGVSDVASFSTTQLEAKRAMEKIKDYVNAIADHLDDDPIVATILDGSTLRLYLEDEDDFAVLAEDLFTDLDAEDKGKIRKKEILNALDRMGAQMGIPPRSELPLIDDILKKHGAEGEEEVGQAQFAQILQPVLQELVDYLSEKPIVLAHNVKVANGSRIRKFLENEKELASLTEKMWQSRNEGTDGQGTIEPVRTYLEKFGKELGLPPSKVDESAALYDSVFDVVAAPETVGRDEFGELVKGILGKFAQQLDANPVFYDPEE; from the exons ATGTCGAACGGCGGCGGCTTAACTGTGCTGGACGGCTCCGAGCTCAGAGCCTCTGATTTCAATCTCGGCGATAACTTCAGCTCCGCCATCACCGGAGCTCAG GTGATCGGGATAGCGGAGACGAATGCCAGTGTGTGCTTGTACGGAATCTCGTTGCCGGAGAGTCTCAGGCGCTCTGCTCTCAATCGCATCGGGGTGTCAGACGTAGCCAGTTTCTCTACCACGCAGCTTGAGGCAAAACGAGCTATGGAGAAGATCAAGGACTACGTCAATGCAATCGCCGATCATTTAGATG ATGATCCAATTGTTGCAACGATTCTGGATGGAAGCACACTTCGCCTGTATCTCGAGGATGAAGATGATTTCGCCGTGTTGGCTGAGGACCTCTTCACTGATTTAGATGCTGAAGATAAAGGAAAGATTAGAAAGAAGGAGATACTAAATGCTCTCGATCGCATGGGAGCTCAGATGGGCATCCCTCCTCGTTCAG AACTTCCGCTGATAGACGATATTTTAAAGAAACATGGAGctgaaggagaagaggaagtggGCCAAGCTCAATTTGCACAAATACTGCAGCCTGTACTACAGGAACTTGTAGATTATCTGTCCGAGAAGCCCATTGTTTTAGCCCATAATGTGAAGGTTGCCAATGGTTCAAGGATTCGAAAG TTCTTGGAAAATGAGAAGGAATTGGCTAGTCTCACTGAAAAGATGTGGCAGTCTCGGAATGAAGGCACTGATGGACAAGGGACCATAGAACCTGTCCGAACATATCTGGAGAAATTTGGCAAGGAGTTGGGGTTGCCGCCTTCCAAGGTCGATGAATCGGCTGCCCTGTATGATTCAGTATTTGATGTTGTTGCTGCACCAGAGACAGTTGGGAGGGATGAGTTCGGGGAGCTCGTGAAAGGAATCTTGGGAAAATTCGCTCAGCAGCTTGATGCTAATCCAGTGTTCTATGACCCCGAAGAGTGA
- the LOC116207442 gene encoding auxin-induced protein 22D-like, which produces MAFEGDLNLEATELRLGLPGTADHDKSGVTKSNKRGLQQAQSSDHEESNIVSNDENKRDHQESTRPAKAQVVGWPPIRSYRKNCLQPKKAEPESAGVYIKVSMDGVPYLRKIDLKIYKGYPELLKDLEDMFKFKAGEYSEREGYNGSEFVPTYEDKDGDWMLVGDVPWNMFITSCKRLRIMKGSEL; this is translated from the exons ATGGCATTTGAAGGCGATCTCAACCTCGAAGCAACCGAGCTCCGACTAGGCCTCCCTGGCACGGCGGATCATGACAAGAGTGGTGTGACGAAGAGCAACAAACGGGGGTTGCAACAGGCACAGTCATCTGATCACGAGGAGTCCAACATCGTGTCGAACGATGAGAATAAGCGCGATCACCAGGAAAGCACTCGACCTGCAAA GGCACAGGTCGTGGGGTGGCCACCAATCCGGTCTTACAGGAAGAATTGCTTGCAACCGAAAAAGGCTGAGCCCGAATCGGCCGGGGTATACATAAAAGTCAGCATGGATGGTGTTCCTTACCTCAGGAAGATTGACTTGAAGATCTACAAGGGGTACCCGGAACTCCTGAAGGACCTGGAAGACATGTTCAAGTTCAAAGCTG GCGAGTATTCTGAGAGGGAAGGCTACAACGGATCGGAATTTGTTCCGACTTATGAAGACAAAGATGGAGACTGGATGCTTGTTGGAGATGTTCCATGGAA TATGTTCATTACTTCTTGCAAGAGGCTGAGAATCATGAAGGGCTCGGAACTGTGA
- the LOC116207407 gene encoding ammonium transporter 3 member 3-like — MELPVNLLPDEASPEWMNKADNAWQLTAATLVGLQSIPGLVIIYGSMVKKKWAVNSAFMAFYAFAAVLVCWVGWGYRMSFGDRLTPFLGRPATTLDEGFLLSQAFLGLFSNATMVFFQGVFAAITVILIAGALLGRMNFRAWMVFVPLWLTCSYTIIAYSIWCPDGWLGKLGMIDYSGGYVIHLSSGVAGFTAAYWVGPRADNDRERLPPNNIILMLAGAGLLWMGWTGFNGGDPYVASTDASLAVLNTHVCAATSLLTWLILDIFLYGKPSVIGAVQGMITGLVCITPAAGVVQGWAAIIMGTISGSVPWFTMMVLHNKVGLLRRVDDPMAVFHTHAVAGTLGGILTGFFAVPKLCRLFYMVPDWEKYIGLAYGLQSGRTSAGFRQMGIQLCGILFVICLNVVVTSLICLLIGLVIPLRLSDDGLKLGDSVIHGEEAFAFWGDGERLDEDCPRHNNSVYDMELPSMA, encoded by the exons ATGGAGCTTCCCGTGAACCTCCTGCCTGACGAGGCGAGCCCCGAGTGGATGAACAAGGCGGACAATGCATGGCAGCTGACTGCAGCGACCCTGGTCGGCCTCCAGAGCATCCCAGGGCTGGTGATCATCTACGGGAGCATGGTCAAGAAGAAGTGGGCGGTCAACTCCGCGTTCATGGCCTTCTATGCCTTTGCGGCTGTCCTAGTGTGTTGGGTCGGTTGGGGCTACCGCATGTCGTTCGGGGACAGGCTGACGCCGTTCCTGGGCCGGCCCGCGACCACACTGGACGAGGGCTTCCTGCTCAGCCAAGCCTTCCTGGGCCTTTTCTCGAACGCGACAATGGTGTTCTTCCAAGGGGTGTTTGCGGCCATCACTGTCATTCTGATCGCTGGGGCACTGCTTGGGAGGATGAACTTCCGGGCATGGATGGTCTTCGTGCCGCTTTGGCTTACTTGTTCATATACTATAATAGCATACAGTATATGGTGCCCTGACGGTTGGCTAGGAAAGCTCGGCATGATTGATTACTCCGGCGGCTACGTGATTCATCTATCCTCTGGAGTGGCGGGGTTCACTGCAGCTTACTGG GTCGGTCCGAGAGCTGACAACGACAGGGAGAGGTTACCTCCGAACAACATTATACTAATGCTTGCAGGGGCGGGCCTGCTTTGGATGGGCTGGACCGGGTTCAATGGCGGAGACCCGTACGTGGCCAGTACGGACGCATCCCTGGCCGTCCTCAACACCCACGTCTGTGCTGCCACCAGCCTCCTCACATGGCTGATCCTCGACATCTTCCTCTACGGGAAGCCATCCGTGATCGGTGCTGTTCAGGGCATGATCACTGGCTTGGTCTGCATCACTCCTGCCGCAG GCGTAGTCCAAGGTTGGGCTGCAATCATAATGGGAACAATCTCAGGGAGCGTCCCATGGTTCACGATGATGGTCCTCCACAACAAGGTCGGCCTCCTCCGGCGAGTCGACGACCCAATGGCCGTGTTCCACACCCACGCGGTCGCCGGCACCTTGGGCGGGATCCTAACCGGGTTCTTTGCGGTCCCCAAGCTGTGCCGCCTCTTCTACATGGTCCCCGACTGGGAGAAGTACATCGGCCTCGCCTACGGCCTGCAGAGCGGGAGGACCTCAGCGGGCTTCAGGCAGATGGGGATCCAACTCTGCGGTATCCTGTTCGTCATCTGCCTCAATGTCGTGGTAACGAGCCTGATATGTTTGCTCATTGGGCTAGTCATCCCGCTGAGGCTTTCCGACGATGGACTGAAGTTAGGGGACAGCGTCATCCACGGCGAGGAAGCGTTCGCGTTTTGGGGAGATGGAGAAAGATTGGATGAGGACTGCCCGAGGCACAATAACTCCGTCTACGACATGGAGTTGCCGTCGATGGCTTGA
- the LOC116207447 gene encoding GDP-mannose 3,5-epimerase 1, with protein MGSTDGTDYGAYTYKELERELYWPSEKLRISITGAGGFIASHIARRLKTEGHYIVASDWKKNEHMTEDMFCHEFHLVDLRVMENCLKVTKGVDHVFNLAADMGGMGFIQSNHSVIMYNNTMISFNMLEASRINGVKRFFYASSACIYPEFKQLETNVSLKESDAWPAEPQDAYGLEKLATEELCKHYTKDFAIECRIGRFHNIYGPFGTWKGGREKAPAAFCRKAITSTDKFEMWGDGLQTRSFTFIDECVEGVLRLTKSDFREPVNIGSDEMVSMNEMAEIVLSFEDKKLPVHHIPGPEGVRGRNSDNTLIKEKLGWAPTMRLKDGLRVTYFWIKEQIEKEKSQGVDLAIYGSSKVVGTQAPVQLGSLRAADGKE; from the exons ATGGGAAGCACCGATGGAACCGACTATGGTGCCTACACCTACAAAGAGCTCGAGAGGGAGCTCTACTGGCCCTCGGAGAAGCTCCGCATCTCCATCACTGGGGCGGGTGGCTTTATTGCCTCCCACATTGCCCGTCGCCTGAAGACTGAGGGACACTACATTGTCGCCTCGGACTGGAAGAAGAATGAGCACATGACCGAGGACATGTTCTGTCATGAGTTCCACCTTGTGGACCTCAGGGTCATGGAAAATTGCCTGAAGGTCACCAAGGGGGTCGATCATGTCTTCAACCTTGCCGCTGACATGGGTGGGATGGGATTCATCCAGTCCAACCACTCGGTCATTATGTACAACAACACGATGATCAGTTTCAACATGCTCGAGGCTTCTAGGATCAATGGAGTGAAGAG GTTTTTCTACGCCTCAAGTGCTTGCATTTATCCTGAATTTAAGCAGCTGGAGACCAATGTGAGCTTGAAGGAGTCCGATGCGTGGCCTGCTGAG CCTCAAGATGCTTATGGCTTGGAGAAGCTAGCAACAGAAGAACTCTGCAAGCATTACACCAAAGATTTCGCAATAGAGTGCCGAATCGGAAGGTTCCACAATATTTATGGCCCTTTCGGGACGTGGAAGG GTGGAAGAGAGAAGGCTCCAGCTGCTTTCTGCAGAAAGGCTATCACTTCCACGGATAAGTTTGAGATGTGGGGCGATGGACTCCAAACCCGATCCTTCACCTTCATTGATGAGTGTGTTGAAGGGGTTCTCAG GCTGACAAAGTCGGACTTCCGTGAGCCTGTGAACATCGGAAGTGATGAGATGGTGAGCATGAATGAGATGGCCGAGATTGTCCTCAGCTTTGAGGATAAGAAGCTCCCGGTCCACCACATTCCCGGGCCGGAGGGTGTACGAGGACGAAATTCCGACAACACCCTCATCAAGGAGAAGCTGGGGTGGGCCCCAACCATGAGGCTGAAG GATGGGCTGAGAGTCACGTACTTCTGGATCAAGGAGCAGATCGAGAAGGAGAAGTCCCAAGGGGTCGATTTGGCGATCTATGGGTCATCAAAGGTGGTTGGCACCCAGGCCCCGGTCCAGCTGGGCTCACTCCGTGCTGCTGATGGCAAGGAGTGA
- the LOC116208729 gene encoding calmodulin-like protein 8 encodes MALSSKEDVLTKAQIKEFREVFYLLDKDGDGCITVEELATALRSLEQNPTEEELRNMIGEVDVDGNGTIEFGEFVDLMARKMKECEAEEELKEAFKVFDKDQDGYISPHELRRVMLNLGEKLTYEEAEQMVREADLDGDGQIDYEEFVRMMISFK; translated from the exons ATGGCGCTAAGTTCTAAAGAAGATGTGCTAACTAAAGCGCAGATCAAAGAGTTCCGGGAAGTGTTCTATCTTCTCGACAAGGATGGAGATG GGTGCATTACGGTCGAAGAACTCGCAACAGCTCTCAGATCACTGGAGCAGAATCCAACAGAGGAGGAGCTCCGGAACATGATCGGCGAGGTCGATGTTGATGGGAACGGAACCATAGAGTTTGGGGAGTTCGTGGATCTCATGGCAAGAAAAATGAAG GAGTGTGAAGCAGAAGAGGAACTGAAAGAGGCCTTCAAGGTCTTCGATAAGGATCAAGACGGCTATATTTCACCCCATGAG TTGAGGAGGGTGATGCTCAACCTGGGAGAGAAGCTGACATATGAAGAGGCCGAGCAGATGGTCAGGGAGGCGGATTTGGACGGTGATGGGCAGATTGATTATGAAGAGTTCGTCCGAATGATGATATCTTTCAAATAA